The following proteins are co-located in the Moraxella nasovis genome:
- a CDS encoding YadA C-terminal domain-containing protein yields the protein MKKLQKTLLATSLLAIAGVAFAQESPQATDPQADQSADTAPAKWHTAEYSPAWYEYFDSWASYIDQEGGDPSLYDYLTDTVERFDENEAAIENNFNAIKANELGIQQNRAAVEGLAGLTARGFARADENFELQAEQIKNLEEAQDDLIETVSEHAEEIQTNRDAITINHDHINSLAKEINQDREGILNNAINIELLNIRKAEATNVYSKAEADKKFALKSELTPAGTIDTSEFAKAKDLANKADKSELAGKADKTELTKKADKGEAYTKAEADAKFALINAAPAAAINTSNLATKADVAKLEKSTKQGMATQAALAGLFQPYNIGKVNLSAALGGYKSESAIAIGAGYRYNEQLAGKIGVATNSGGTAYNIGVNYEF from the coding sequence ATGAAAAAACTTCAAAAAACCCTACTAGCAACCAGCTTACTTGCCATTGCTGGTGTAGCTTTCGCTCAAGAAAGCCCTCAAGCTACTGATCCACAAGCAGATCAATCTGCAGATACTGCTCCTGCTAAATGGCACACAGCAGAATATTCACCAGCGTGGTATGAGTATTTTGATTCATGGGCATCATATATTGATCAAGAAGGCGGTGATCCAAGCCTATATGATTACCTAACAGATACAGTTGAACGCTTTGATGAAAACGAAGCTGCAATCGAAAATAACTTTAACGCCATCAAAGCAAATGAATTAGGCATTCAACAAAACCGTGCAGCGGTAGAAGGTCTGGCTGGGCTGACTGCTAGAGGTTTTGCTCGTGCTGATGAGAATTTTGAACTACAAGCAGAGCAAATCAAAAATCTAGAAGAAGCACAAGATGACTTGATTGAAACAGTTAGCGAACACGCTGAAGAAATCCAAACAAACAGAGATGCGATCACAATAAACCACGATCACATCAATAGCTTGGCAAAAGAGATAAACCAAGATCGTGAAGGTATTTTAAATAACGCCATCAATATTGAACTTCTCAATATCAGAAAAGCTGAAGCTACCAATGTGTATAGCAAAGCTGAAGCAGACAAAAAATTTGCTCTAAAAAGTGAGCTTACCCCAGCAGGTACAATTGATACTAGCGAGTTTGCCAAAGCCAAAGACCTTGCTAACAAAGCTGATAAATCAGAATTAGCTGGTAAAGCTGATAAGACTGAGCTTACGAAAAAAGCTGACAAAGGTGAAGCATACACCAAAGCAGAGGCAGATGCTAAATTTGCTCTAATAAATGCCGCTCCAGCAGCTGCTATTAACACCAGCAATCTTGCTACCAAAGCAGACGTTGCTAAATTGGAAAAATCAACCAAGCAAGGCATGGCGACCCAAGCTGCCCTTGCTGGTCTATTCCAACCATATAACATCGGCAAGGTAAACCTATCTGCTGCATTAGGTGGTTATAAATCAGAATCTGCTATCGCCATCGGTGCAGGCTATCGTTATAACGAACAGCTTGCTGGTAAAATTGGTGTAGCAACCAACAGTGGTGGTACTGCTTATAACATCGGTGTAAACTACGAGTTCTAA
- a CDS encoding cytochrome c1 has product MKAFNLKALGAGLLLATAGMISAPAMASGGHGCGEYTEADGTKTTLACSTAPIDLTNKGSLQRGAAMFMNYCVGCHSAQYVRHSRIAKDLDIPPELMEKYLMVTSDQIGDHITAKIDPEVQGKWFGAAPPDLSLETRLRGDDWVYTYLLSFYEDPSRPWGANNLVLHNAAMPHVLHNMQKELGEQEYKDRVGDLVNFMAWMAEPVRHERKIYGVFVILFLLILLVPVYLLNKEFWKDVK; this is encoded by the coding sequence ATGAAAGCATTTAATCTAAAAGCACTAGGTGCAGGTCTTCTGCTTGCAACCGCTGGCATGATCTCTGCCCCTGCTATGGCGTCAGGCGGTCATGGCTGTGGTGAATACACCGAAGCTGATGGCACTAAGACCACGTTGGCTTGTAGTACAGCACCGATTGATCTCACTAACAAAGGCTCACTACAACGTGGTGCTGCTATGTTCATGAACTACTGTGTCGGCTGTCACTCAGCTCAATATGTACGTCACTCACGCATCGCAAAAGACCTAGATATTCCACCAGAATTGATGGAAAAATACTTAATGGTAACGAGCGATCAAATTGGCGATCACATTACCGCTAAAATCGATCCTGAAGTCCAAGGCAAATGGTTCGGTGCAGCACCGCCAGATTTATCGCTAGAGACTCGCTTACGTGGGGATGACTGGGTATATACTTACCTATTAAGTTTCTATGAAGATCCAAGCCGTCCATGGGGTGCTAATAACCTAGTACTACATAACGCTGCTATGCCACATGTGCTGCATAATATGCAAAAAGAACTTGGCGAACAAGAGTACAAAGACAGAGTTGGCGACCTAGTCAATTTCATGGCGTGGATGGCTGAGCCTGTGCGTCATGAACGTAAGATCTATGGCGTATTCGTGATTTTATTCCTTCTTATCCTGTTAGTTCCTGTTTATCTACTAAATAAAGAATTCTGGAAAGATGTGAAATAA
- a CDS encoding cytochrome b, with translation MNWVDARFPATETYEYHMSKYYAPKNFNFWYFFGVLSMVVLVNQLVTGIWLTMMFNPSAEGAFASLEYIMRDVKGGWLIRYMHSTGASAFFVVVYLHMFRGFMYGSYRKPRELVWIIGMGIYLCLMAEGFFGYLLPWGNMSFWGAQVILNLPSAIPFIGDALGEWVKGDYIISGITLNRFFALHVVAIPLVLVGLVFMHLVALHHVGSNNPDGIEIKKLKDKNGIPLDGVPFHPYYTVHDLVGIVVFFICFFAVVFFFPEGGGYFLEKPNFEVANALKTPAHIAPVWYYMPFYAMLRATPSMFGSALPGVIVMGGAIAIMFVLPWLDRSPVKSIRYKGVLSKIALAIFVVSFLILGYLGGVASSPTATLVARVCTILYFLYFLLMPFYTSIEKCKQPPERVTGGH, from the coding sequence ATGAACTGGGTTGATGCTCGCTTTCCTGCGACAGAGACTTATGAATATCACATGTCAAAGTACTATGCACCAAAAAACTTTAACTTTTGGTACTTCTTTGGCGTGCTATCTATGGTCGTGCTGGTAAACCAATTGGTTACTGGTATTTGGCTAACCATGATGTTTAACCCAAGTGCTGAAGGTGCTTTTGCTTCGCTTGAATACATCATGCGTGATGTCAAAGGCGGCTGGCTGATTCGCTATATGCACTCAACAGGTGCCTCAGCGTTCTTTGTGGTCGTATATCTACATATGTTCCGTGGATTTATGTATGGTTCTTACCGCAAGCCGCGTGAGCTTGTTTGGATTATCGGTATGGGTATCTACCTGTGCTTAATGGCAGAAGGATTCTTTGGTTATCTACTACCATGGGGGAATATGTCATTTTGGGGTGCTCAGGTTATCCTAAACTTGCCATCAGCCATTCCATTTATTGGTGATGCACTTGGCGAATGGGTTAAGGGTGACTATATCATCTCTGGCATTACCCTAAACCGTTTCTTCGCTCTGCACGTTGTTGCTATCCCGCTGGTGTTGGTTGGTCTAGTATTCATGCATTTGGTTGCCTTGCACCATGTCGGTTCAAACAACCCAGACGGTATTGAAATCAAAAAACTAAAAGACAAGAACGGCATTCCACTAGATGGCGTACCATTTCACCCTTACTACACTGTGCATGACTTAGTAGGTATCGTGGTATTTTTCATCTGCTTTTTTGCTGTGGTATTCTTCTTCCCAGAAGGTGGTGGTTACTTCCTAGAAAAACCAAACTTTGAAGTGGCAAACGCACTAAAAACACCAGCACACATTGCACCTGTTTGGTACTATATGCCATTTTATGCTATGCTTCGTGCTACGCCATCTATGTTTGGCTCTGCTCTTCCTGGCGTGATTGTTATGGGTGGTGCGATTGCGATTATGTTTGTACTACCTTGGCTTGATCGTTCACCTGTGAAGTCAATTCGTTATAAAGGCGTACTATCAAAAATCGCCTTAGCAATCTTTGTGGTAAGCTTCCTAATTCTAGGTTACTTAGGCGGTGTTGCCTCATCACCAACAGCGACTTTAGTTGCTCGTGTTTGCACCATCTTGTACTTCTTGTATTTCCTACTGATGCCGTTTTATACATCGATTGAGAAATGCAAACAACCACCAGAACGTGTAACAGGAGGCCACTAA
- the petA gene encoding ubiquinol-cytochrome c reductase iron-sulfur subunit → MSHAEGVNIKRRRVLIASTAAIGAVGVGAIATPFVRSWYPSAKAEAAGAAVVQDIGGVENGQMITLKYRGKPIFVVKRTDEMVANLSKLTEKLSDPTSDASVQPESCKNETRSIVPEILVVEGVCTHLGCAPMFRPEVGAADLGGADWLGGFFCPCHGSMYDLAGRVFKSMPAPLNLPVPIYKVEGTVLTVGEA, encoded by the coding sequence ATGAGCCATGCCGAAGGCGTGAATATTAAACGCCGTAGAGTTCTGATTGCGTCCACCGCTGCCATTGGTGCAGTTGGCGTGGGTGCGATTGCCACCCCATTTGTTCGTTCATGGTACCCAAGTGCCAAGGCGGAAGCTGCAGGTGCAGCCGTTGTCCAAGACATTGGCGGCGTTGAAAATGGGCAAATGATCACCCTAAAATACCGTGGAAAACCAATCTTTGTCGTCAAACGTACTGATGAGATGGTCGCAAATTTAAGTAAGCTTACCGAGAAATTGAGTGACCCTACCTCTGATGCTTCCGTACAGCCTGAAAGCTGTAAAAACGAGACACGCTCAATAGTACCTGAAATCCTCGTGGTTGAAGGCGTCTGTACGCATCTAGGCTGTGCACCGATGTTCCGCCCAGAAGTTGGTGCGGCTGACTTAGGTGGTGCTGACTGGCTAGGCGGTTTCTTCTGCCCGTGTCACGGATCGATGTATGATTTGGCAGGACGTGTGTTTAAGAGCATGCCTGCACCGCTAAACCTACCTGTACCGATTTATAAGGTTGAAGGTACTGTCTTGACTGTTGGGGAGGCATAA
- the rpsI gene encoding 30S ribosomal protein S9 yields the protein MERNYGTGRRKTSTARVFLSKGTGNIVINGKTLDEYFGRETSRMVVRQPLELLDSASSYDLFITVTGGGASGQAGAIRHGITRALIESDETLKPALKAAGFVTRDAREVERKKLGLRKARRRPQFSKR from the coding sequence ATGGAACGCAATTATGGTACAGGTCGCCGTAAGACTTCTACTGCTCGTGTTTTCTTGTCTAAAGGCACTGGCAACATCGTTATTAACGGTAAAACACTTGACGAATACTTCGGTCGTGAGACTTCTCGCATGGTCGTGCGTCAGCCACTAGAGCTACTAGATTCAGCATCAAGCTACGACCTATTCATCACCGTAACTGGTGGTGGTGCAAGCGGTCAAGCAGGTGCGATTCGTCACGGTATTACTCGTGCGTTAATAGAATCTGACGAAACTCTAAAACCAGCTCTTAAAGCAGCAGGTTTTGTAACTCGTGATGCTCGTGAAGTTGAACGTAAGAAATTGGGTCTACGTAAAGCACGTCGTCGTCCACAATTCTCAAAACGTTAA
- the rplM gene encoding 50S ribosomal protein L13 yields MTTTISAKPAEVVHDWYVVDAEGKTLGRLASEIASRLRGKHKPSYTPHVDTGDYIVVINADKVAVTGKKALDKKYYRHTGYPGGIKETNFTKLIAHKPEDVLHKAVKGMLPKGPLGYAMIKKLKLYAGTEHPHAAQQPQVLDI; encoded by the coding sequence ATGACTACTACTATCAGTGCCAAACCCGCTGAAGTTGTACATGACTGGTATGTCGTGGACGCTGAAGGTAAAACATTGGGTCGCCTAGCGAGCGAAATCGCTTCTCGTCTACGTGGCAAACACAAGCCATCGTACACTCCGCACGTTGATACCGGCGATTACATCGTGGTAATCAATGCTGATAAAGTTGCCGTTACTGGTAAAAAAGCGTTAGATAAAAAGTACTATCGTCACACAGGTTACCCTGGTGGTATCAAAGAGACTAACTTCACTAAGTTAATCGCTCATAAGCCTGAAGACGTATTGCATAAAGCTGTTAAAGGTATGCTTCCAAAAGGTCCTTTGGGCTATGCAATGATCAAAAAGCTAAAACTGTATGCGGGTACTGAACACCCACACGCAGCACAGCAGCCACAAGTACTAGACATCTAA
- the rsmD gene encoding 16S rRNA (guanine(966)-N(2))-methyltransferase RsmD — protein sequence MSKTTIRPKSRPKSNLALCSSVRIIGGQFKRRQISFIDADGLRPTPDRLRETLFNWLMADIHDAVVLDVCAGSGVLGFESLSRGASFVTFIEPNIAQASQLKRTSDTLKLTKTQVSIFNATAQDTLAKLNTAFDVIFIDPPYALNLWQTILQMIDTHQLYHADTLLYIESDTPLDALLSDLKITALKSVKVGQVFAYLAQFSPISTI from the coding sequence ATGTCAAAAACAACAATAAGACCCAAATCAAGACCCAAATCCAATTTAGCTTTATGCAGCAGTGTTCGCATTATCGGAGGGCAGTTTAAACGCCGTCAAATCAGCTTTATTGATGCAGATGGCTTACGCCCCACGCCTGATCGACTCAGAGAAACGCTATTTAATTGGCTGATGGCAGATATACACGATGCTGTTGTCTTAGATGTTTGTGCAGGCTCTGGCGTGCTTGGCTTTGAGAGCCTATCTCGTGGAGCTTCCTTTGTTACCTTTATTGAGCCAAACATCGCCCAAGCCAGTCAACTTAAACGCACAAGCGACACCCTAAAACTCACCAAAACCCAAGTCAGCATTTTTAATGCCACCGCCCAAGACACCTTGGCTAAGCTAAATACCGCCTTTGATGTGATATTTATCGATCCACCTTATGCTCTTAATCTATGGCAGACGATTCTTCAGATGATTGACACTCACCAGCTGTATCATGCCGATACTCTACTATATATAGAAAGCGACACACCGCTGGACGCACTTTTAAGCGATTTAAAAATTACCGCCCTAAAGTCGGTTAAAGTCGGACAAGTCTTCGCCTATTTAGCCCAATTTAGCCCAATTAGTACAATTTAA
- a CDS encoding heme lyase CcmF/NrfE family subunit, whose amino-acid sequence MLITELGYFTLLIAFILAMLQAILPALGVIRRQVQWQRLAPSLAMAQFLAMTVSFGGLMAGFLLNDFSLSYVTSHSNSLLPWYYKMSAVWGGHEGSLLLWLMILSAWCALVALLSRGLPLDIKARVLSVLGGVQVMMMAMLIFTSSPFDRTLPNIPVDGTDLNPLLQDPGLIFHPPMLYMGYVGMAVPFAFCIAALWAGRLDAVWTRWSRPWTLTAWAFLTLGIALGSWWAYYELGWGGWWFWDPVENASLMPWLAATALLHSLAVTEKRGVFKAWTIMLAIFSFALSLLGTFLVRSGAITSVHSFAADPTRGVAILIILGVVIGVGLILFALRGWRLTAESHYTLKSRETFLVINNIIILVATLVVAIGTLYPMIADAFKLGQVSVGTPYFNQLFVPLTWILMGFMGIGVTLRYKKDSRSFMKISVMTAMASCILGGALAYALGYLGKTHGIHWHVVLTAVLSVWVLGFIVLDIKDKTRHASSFWIGFTKLAPSYHGMQIAHIGVLVAALGVGGVTTFDVEKDVAMGVGDSVNVQGYDFYLSEFSTLKGANYDATQATITVKDNGSLLATLYPQKRDYVVSMMPMTEVGIRPSLLNEVYVALGEPIDTQIGHEQWAVRIYVKPLVRWVWLGAILMAIGAFVAMMDKRYRIGK is encoded by the coding sequence ATGCTGATTACAGAACTTGGATATTTTACATTACTGATTGCTTTTATCTTAGCTATGCTCCAAGCTATCTTACCTGCACTTGGGGTTATCAGGCGACAAGTGCAGTGGCAGCGGCTCGCCCCAAGCCTTGCAATGGCTCAGTTTTTGGCGATGACGGTATCGTTCGGTGGTCTAATGGCAGGCTTTTTACTAAATGACTTTAGCCTAAGCTATGTTACATCGCATTCTAATTCGCTGTTGCCATGGTACTATAAGATGTCAGCAGTGTGGGGCGGTCATGAAGGGTCGCTACTGCTATGGCTTATGATCTTATCAGCATGGTGTGCCTTAGTGGCACTGCTAAGTCGTGGACTGCCTTTAGATATTAAAGCTCGAGTGCTGTCGGTGCTAGGTGGTGTGCAGGTGATGATGATGGCGATGCTGATTTTTACATCTAGTCCGTTTGATCGCACCTTACCAAATATTCCTGTGGATGGGACAGACCTAAATCCACTACTTCAAGACCCTGGTTTAATATTTCATCCGCCAATGCTATACATGGGCTATGTCGGTATGGCTGTGCCTTTTGCTTTTTGTATTGCGGCTTTATGGGCAGGTAGACTAGATGCAGTGTGGACTCGCTGGAGTCGTCCGTGGACGCTGACGGCGTGGGCATTTTTAACGCTCGGTATCGCTCTTGGCTCGTGGTGGGCGTATTATGAGCTTGGCTGGGGTGGCTGGTGGTTTTGGGATCCTGTTGAGAATGCATCACTCATGCCTTGGCTGGCAGCGACAGCTTTATTACACTCATTAGCAGTAACAGAAAAGCGGGGCGTGTTTAAGGCATGGACAATTATGCTGGCGATTTTCTCTTTTGCGTTATCACTGCTAGGCACGTTCTTAGTGCGATCAGGTGCGATTACGTCTGTGCATTCGTTCGCCGCTGACCCAACTCGTGGCGTGGCAATCTTAATTATTCTAGGAGTGGTGATTGGCGTGGGGCTTATCTTGTTTGCCTTGCGTGGCTGGCGACTAACTGCAGAGAGTCATTACACGCTAAAATCTCGTGAGACTTTCTTGGTGATTAATAATATTATCATCTTAGTGGCGACACTTGTGGTGGCTATAGGAACGCTGTATCCTATGATTGCTGATGCCTTTAAGCTTGGTCAAGTATCGGTAGGAACTCCTTATTTTAATCAGCTGTTTGTGCCTTTGACTTGGATTTTAATGGGTTTTATGGGTATCGGTGTAACTTTACGATATAAAAAAGACAGTCGCTCCTTTATGAAGATAAGTGTGATGACAGCGATGGCATCATGCATACTAGGTGGAGCGTTGGCATATGCTTTAGGCTATCTGGGTAAGACGCATGGCATTCATTGGCACGTGGTGCTGACGGCAGTGTTGTCTGTGTGGGTGCTTGGATTTATCGTATTAGATATTAAGGATAAGACACGTCATGCGTCTTCGTTTTGGATTGGGTTTACAAAGCTAGCTCCAAGCTATCATGGTATGCAGATTGCTCATATTGGCGTCTTGGTGGCGGCTCTTGGCGTGGGTGGTGTAACTACTTTTGATGTTGAAAAAGATGTCGCTATGGGCGTGGGCGATAGTGTTAATGTGCAAGGTTATGACTTTTACTTGTCAGAATTTAGTACTCTTAAAGGGGCAAACTACGATGCCACTCAAGCGACTATCACCGTAAAAGATAATGGCAGTCTACTAGCGACTTTATACCCCCAAAAGCGTGATTATGTCGTCTCAATGATGCCGATGACTGAAGTGGGTATTCGCCCAAGTCTATTAAATGAAGTCTATGTCGCCTTAGGCGAGCCTATAGATACGCAAATAGGTCACGAACAGTGGGCAGTGCGTATCTACGTTAAGCCCTTGGTTCGTTGGGTGTGGCTTGGTGCGATACTGATGGCGATTGGTGCGTTTGTAGCGATGATGGATAAGCGTTATCGCATTGGCAAATGA
- a CDS encoding DsbE family thiol:disulfide interchange protein, whose amino-acid sequence MMKKSTQKWLFIIPLVVFAGLIAMLSLRQDNVQKAGTSDIVNTKSTYRQLPSFSLPLLSDPSRTMTNNDLPKTPFILNIWGSWCLTCRVEHPFLMELHDQGVLMIGVNYKDEPEDALTYLNEHSDPFLYSVQDYTGDLALDLGLTGAPESFIVDQDGVVRLHIVGEIHADNYANKIKPCMIALADDSLDEAAKNQACGG is encoded by the coding sequence GTGATGAAAAAATCTACTCAAAAATGGCTGTTTATTATTCCGCTTGTGGTGTTTGCAGGGCTAATCGCTATGCTGTCCTTACGCCAAGATAATGTCCAAAAGGCAGGAACAAGTGATATCGTCAATACCAAATCTACATATCGTCAGTTACCAAGCTTTAGTTTGCCACTACTGTCTGACCCATCACGCACGATGACCAATAACGATCTACCTAAGACGCCATTTATCCTAAATATATGGGGTTCATGGTGTCTAACTTGCCGAGTGGAACACCCATTTTTAATGGAGCTGCACGACCAAGGCGTGCTAATGATTGGCGTAAACTATAAAGATGAGCCAGAAGATGCACTCACATACCTAAATGAGCATAGCGACCCATTTTTATACTCAGTGCAAGATTATACAGGTGATTTGGCTTTAGATCTTGGCTTAACAGGAGCACCTGAAAGTTTCATCGTGGATCAAGATGGCGTGGTGAGACTGCACATCGTGGGTGAGATTCATGCTGACAATTATGCCAATAAAATTAAGCCTTGTATGATAGCTCTAGCAGATGATAGCCTAGACGAAGCTGCCAAAAACCAAGCATGTGGAGGTTAG
- a CDS encoding cytochrome c-type biogenesis protein, with translation MKPIKQLLMSLSMMAFLTLPALGAIEIREFDNSVQEARYNALIEDFRCPTCQNQNLAGSDAPIAQDLKQKTYEMIKDGRSDREIRDFMFERYGDFISYKPPIRPSTWILWFFPPILLIMLLLGWFYKAKGIRQVMADDVNALSADEEMRIAQILEHHQHNHNSYQNADRERP, from the coding sequence ATGAAACCGATAAAACAGCTACTGATGAGCCTTAGCATGATGGCTTTTTTAACGCTACCTGCTCTTGGGGCGATTGAGATTCGAGAGTTTGACAACAGTGTCCAAGAAGCACGCTATAATGCTTTGATTGAAGATTTTCGATGTCCGACTTGCCAAAATCAGAATCTAGCAGGTTCGGATGCTCCCATCGCCCAAGACCTTAAACAAAAAACCTACGAAATGATCAAAGATGGTCGTAGTGATCGTGAGATTCGTGATTTTATGTTTGAGCGGTATGGCGATTTTATCAGCTATAAGCCACCTATTAGACCTTCGACTTGGATTTTATGGTTTTTTCCGCCGATTTTGTTGATTATGTTGCTTTTGGGTTGGTTTTATAAAGCCAAAGGCATTCGCCAAGTCATGGCAGATGATGTAAATGCACTATCTGCTGACGAAGAGATGCGTATTGCTCAGATTTTAGAGCATCATCAGCATAATCATAACAGCTATCAGAATGCAGATAGGGAGCGACCATGA
- the ccmI gene encoding c-type cytochrome biogenesis protein CcmI produces MSPSLLLFFSAAVLLCLVISIIVILPWMRTRAPSDNRLMSVNVAVFEQRIAELNDDKATGLINDETHQAQIIELKRQLLEAQTKSEISTPVGRKGRLIVIIWVLILSAMAYLLVADRTSVFKLWEAQDTVGQVADDLLTGKISTPPEWAAKDSMALISAMQTNVHRHAYDADRWIRLSELFGMIDAKSQAVEAVSRAYRLQPDNIDIAMRYVQTRFFAANGVLDAQGFDAVQGVLAKQPAHEGAMMMMAMGEARARNFDAARQWIGRLRENIATKSGDRSEALSSLDSLLAHIDQQEHQDQQGVEVSITVDEQLMPKLNSGSVLFIAISEVAGGPPYAAKRLPISELQQGETQVTLSDLDAVMPERTLSLARQNGAKLKLTAHISSSGDAVTKSGDLSANPVILTIAQKSAKIHIARIVP; encoded by the coding sequence ATGAGCCCAAGTTTGTTATTATTTTTTAGTGCAGCGGTACTGCTGTGTCTTGTGATCTCAATCATTGTCATTTTGCCATGGATGAGAACTCGAGCACCATCAGATAATCGCTTAATGTCGGTAAATGTCGCTGTATTTGAGCAGCGTATTGCAGAGCTGAATGACGATAAGGCGACAGGGCTTATCAACGATGAGACGCACCAAGCCCAGATCATTGAACTAAAACGCCAGCTATTAGAGGCACAGACTAAGAGCGAAATAAGCACTCCTGTCGGCAGAAAAGGCAGGCTTATCGTGATTATTTGGGTGCTGATTTTATCGGCTATGGCTTATTTGCTCGTGGCTGACCGTACGAGTGTTTTTAAGTTATGGGAGGCTCAAGACACAGTTGGGCAAGTGGCTGATGATTTATTAACAGGTAAGATTAGTACGCCACCTGAATGGGCGGCAAAAGATAGCATGGCATTGATTAGTGCAATGCAGACAAATGTTCATCGCCATGCCTATGACGCAGATCGTTGGATACGACTGTCAGAGCTATTTGGTATGATTGACGCCAAGTCGCAAGCAGTTGAGGCGGTTTCACGGGCTTATCGTTTACAGCCAGATAATATTGATATCGCCATGCGTTATGTTCAGACACGGTTTTTTGCAGCAAATGGTGTGCTTGATGCCCAAGGTTTTGATGCTGTTCAAGGCGTATTGGCAAAACAGCCAGCTCATGAAGGTGCGATGATGATGATGGCGATGGGTGAGGCACGCGCTAGAAATTTTGATGCCGCTAGGCAGTGGATTGGTCGGTTGCGTGAAAATATCGCCACCAAATCAGGCGATAGAAGTGAGGCTTTAAGTAGCTTAGACAGCTTGCTCGCTCATATTGATCAGCAAGAACACCAAGACCAGCAAGGCGTGGAAGTGTCTATTACTGTCGATGAGCAGCTGATGCCAAAGCTTAATAGTGGCTCAGTGCTGTTTATTGCCATCAGTGAAGTGGCAGGAGGTCCGCCCTATGCTGCAAAGCGATTGCCTATATCAGAACTTCAGCAAGGTGAGACTCAGGTTACGCTAAGTGATCTAGATGCGGTGATGCCAGAACGCACCTTAAGCTTGGCTCGCCAAAACGGTGCTAAGCTTAAGCTGACTGCCCACATCAGTAGCAGTGGCGATGCGGTCACTAAATCTGGGGATTTATCTGCTAATCCTGTCATTTTAACAATAGCTCAAAAGTCTGCTAAGATTCATATCGCACGCATCGTGCCTTAA
- the adk gene encoding adenylate kinase codes for MLRIILLGPPGAGKGTQAQFISKEFNIPQISTGDMLRSAIKAGTQLGKTAKEVMDKGQLVSDELIINLVKERISQPDCANGCIFDGFPRTIAQAEALKNADVDIDYVIEISVADDEIVNRLSGRRSHPASGRVYHMVYNPPKVDNIDDETGEPLVQRDDDKEDVIRDRLAVYHGQTSALVDYYQNLAKAGGNAPSYHQFDGTKDINTVKDEIFTVLKG; via the coding sequence ATGTTACGCATTATTTTACTTGGACCACCAGGAGCGGGCAAGGGTACCCAAGCCCAGTTTATTTCAAAAGAATTTAACATTCCACAGATCTCTACAGGTGATATGCTGCGTTCGGCAATCAAGGCAGGCACACAACTTGGTAAGACTGCCAAAGAAGTGATGGATAAAGGTCAGCTGGTGTCTGATGAGCTAATTATCAATCTGGTTAAAGAACGCATTAGTCAGCCAGATTGTGCTAATGGCTGTATTTTTGATGGTTTTCCACGCACGATTGCCCAAGCTGAAGCTCTTAAGAATGCAGATGTTGATATTGACTATGTGATCGAAATTAGTGTTGCTGATGATGAGATTGTTAATCGCTTATCAGGCAGACGCAGTCACCCAGCTTCAGGACGTGTGTATCATATGGTATATAATCCGCCTAAAGTGGATAATATAGATGATGAGACAGGCGAGCCACTGGTTCAGCGTGATGATGATAAAGAAGACGTTATCCGCGATCGCTTGGCGGTGTATCATGGTCAGACATCTGCTTTAGTGGACTATTACCAAAACCTTGCTAAGGCAGGCGGCAATGCCCCAAGCTATCATCAGTTTGATGGTACTAAAGACATTAATACAGTAAAAGATGAGATTTTTACAGTATTAAAAGGCTAA